In Triticum urartu cultivar G1812 chromosome 6, Tu2.1, whole genome shotgun sequence, the following proteins share a genomic window:
- the LOC125516872 gene encoding cytochrome P450 CYP72A219-like, giving the protein MAVLGRACLQRAAAAAIPCGLPHAAMAVPGRACLQRAVAAAVPGGPPALPWPGQGAPTCTGLPLLPFQAGHPGETTPVADHLWHLPPPPAVAPLWHLQPPFPAATDTPAHPPQPMLQPPAPPLPSSGASSPAGLPIHQVRFLSTKNNLKMCKNNKEVESILQGLINKRMRAMKEGEKSENDLLGLLLESNMKDVDENGQPSQGMEMEDVIEECKLFYFVGMETTSVLLTWTMIVLSMHPEWQDLAREEVLGLFRKNKPEYEGLSRLKTVTMILHEVLRFYPSATILSQKTYKDMDIGGVRYPSGVFIEVPVLFINHDPDIWGSDVNEFKPDRFSQGISKASKHPGAFLSFGFGPQVCIGQNFAMLEAKMALSMILQHFEFELAPSYTHAPHTVMTLQPMHGTQINLKAI; this is encoded by the exons ATGGCCGTCCTAGGGCGCGCCTGCCTACAGCGGGCAGCCGCTGCTGCCATTCCATGCGGGCTCCCCCATGCTGCCATGGCCGTCCCAGGGCGCGCATGCCTACAGCGGGCAGTCGCTGCTGCCGTTCCAGGCGGGCCCCCCGCGCTGCCGTGGCCGGGCCAGGGCGCGCCGACCTGCACCGGGCTGCCGCTGCTGCCGTTCCAGGCGGGGCACCCCGGCGAGACCACTCCGGTCGCGGATCATCTGTGGCATCTGCCACCGCCGCCAGCTGTGGCTCCCCTCTGGCATCTGCAGCCGCCTTTCCCCGCCGCAACCGACACACCCGCCCACCCTCCACAGCCGATGCTGCAACCACCGGCGCCACCTCTGCCCAGCTCAGGGGCATCCTCGCCAGCCGGCCTTCCGATACATCAGGTCCG GTTCTTGTCCACCAAAAACAATTTGAAGATGTGCAAAAACAATAAGGAGGTCGAATCAATTTTACAAGGTCTAATCAATAAGAGAATGCGAGCTATGAAAGAAGGTGAAAAATCCGAAAATGATCTACTAGGCTTGTTGCTAGAGTCAAATATGAAGGACGTGGACGAGAACGGCCAACCTAGCCAAGGAATGGAAATGGAAGATGTTATCGAGGAGTGCAAGCTATTTTACTTTGTAGGAATGGAGACAACGTCAGTACTGCTCACGTGGACAATGATTGTACTAAGCATGCATCCAGAGTGGCAAGACCTTGCGAGGGAGGAGGTCCTAGGTTTATTTAGGAAGAACAAACCCGAGTACGAGGGTCTTAGCCGACTCAAAACG GTGACCATGATCCTTCACGAGGTTCTTCGGTTCTATCCATCGGCTACAATTCTTAGCCAGAAAACATATAAGGATATGGATATTGGAGGTGTCAGATACCCCTCGGGCGTGTTCATCGAGGTGCCAGTTCTATTCATCAATCATGATCCAGACATATGGGGAAGTGATGTCAATGAGTTCAAACCAGACCGATTTTCCCAGGGGATTTCCAAGGCATCCAAGCATCCGGGCGCCTTCTTGTCATTTGGTTTTGGGCCACAAGTGTGCATCGGCCAGAACTTTGCAATGCTCGAAGCCAAGATGGCCCTAAGCATGATCCTTCAGCATTTTGAGTTTGAGCTGGCACCTTCATATACGCATGCACCGCACACCGTGATGACATTGCAACCGATGCATGGCACGCAAATTAATCTCAAAGCTATCTGA